Proteins from a single region of Lysinibacillus sp. JNUCC-52:
- the rpoB gene encoding DNA-directed RNA polymerase subunit beta yields MNELTGQLVQYGQHRQRRSFARIKEVLELPNLIEIQTASYEWFLEEGLREMFRDISPIEDFTGNLSLEFIDYSLGDPKYDVDECKERDVTYAAPLRVKVRLYNKETDEVKEQDVFMGDFPLMTETGTFIINGAERVIVSQLVRSPSVYFHDKTDKNGKKGFGATVIPNRGAWLEYETDAKDVVYVRIDRTRKLPVTVLLRALGFGSDQEIIDIIGDNEYLRNTLEKDNSESTEKALLEIYERLRPGEPPTVESAKSLLYSRFFDAKRYDLANVGRYKMNKKLHIKNRLFNQTIAETLVDPETGEILVEKGTVLDRRTLDKILPYLEDSSKGIGYRTLSQVGGVLEDDVTIQSIKIYAPKDEAQKEINVIGNAYIDEEVKNITPADVLSSVSYFFNLLYQVGATDDIDHLGNRRLRSVGELLQNQFRIGLSRMERVVRERMSINDTAAIVPQQLINIRPVIASIKEFFGSSQLSQFMDQTNPLAELTHKRRLSALGPGGLTRERAGFEVRDVHYSHYGRMCPIETPEGPNIGLINSLSSFAKVNKFGFIETPYRRIDHETGQVTDQIDYLTADEEDNYYVAQANSPLNPDGTFTNEEVVGRFRGDNTVFNKAQMDYMDVSPKQVVSAATACIPFLENDDSNRALMGANMQRQAVPLLNPEAPFVGTGMEHVDARDSGAAVVAKYDGIVEHVEARSIHVRRIETVDGKEVKGDLTKYKLQKFIRSNQGTSYNQRPLVKVGERVKPRDILADGPSMENGELALGRNVLVAFMTWNGFNYEDAVIMSERLVKDDVYTSVHIEEYESESRDTKLGPEEITRDIPNVGEDALRNLDERGIIRIGAEVRDGDILVGKVTPKGVTELTAEERLLHAIFGEKAREVRDTSLRVPHGAGGIILDVKVFNREDGDELPPGVNQLVRAYIVQKRKIRVGDKMAGRHGNKGVISRILPEEDMPFMPDGTPVDIMLNPLGVPSRMNIGQVLELHLGMASRYLGVHMATPVFDGANEEDVWETMEEAGMNRDGKTILYDGRSGEPFDNRVSVGIMYMIKLAHMVDDKLHARSTGPYSLVTQQPLGGKAQFGGQRFGEMEVWALEAYGAAYTLQEILTVKSDDVVGRVKTYEAIVKGESVPEPGVPESFKVLIKELQSLGMDVKMLTINDEEVELRDLDEEEDLQPADALNIAPQPETEEEPVESFE; encoded by the coding sequence GTGAATGAGTTGACAGGTCAACTAGTTCAGTACGGACAACACCGCCAGCGTAGAAGCTTTGCGCGTATTAAAGAGGTGCTTGAGCTTCCAAATCTGATTGAGATTCAAACGGCGTCTTACGAGTGGTTCCTTGAAGAAGGTTTACGTGAAATGTTCCGTGACATTTCGCCGATCGAGGACTTTACAGGTAATCTTTCATTAGAATTCATCGATTATTCTTTAGGTGATCCTAAATATGATGTCGATGAGTGTAAAGAGCGAGATGTTACTTACGCAGCTCCATTACGCGTGAAAGTACGTCTTTACAACAAAGAAACAGACGAAGTGAAAGAACAAGATGTATTCATGGGTGACTTCCCATTAATGACAGAAACAGGTACGTTCATTATTAACGGTGCTGAACGTGTTATCGTTTCACAATTAGTTCGATCACCAAGTGTGTATTTCCATGATAAAACTGATAAAAACGGTAAAAAAGGCTTCGGTGCAACTGTAATTCCAAACCGTGGTGCTTGGTTAGAATATGAAACTGACGCGAAGGATGTAGTGTATGTACGTATTGATCGTACTCGTAAGCTACCAGTAACAGTGTTACTTCGTGCATTAGGTTTCGGTTCAGATCAAGAGATTATCGATATTATCGGTGATAACGAGTATTTACGTAATACGCTAGAAAAGGATAACTCTGAAAGTACTGAAAAAGCACTTTTAGAAATCTACGAGCGTTTACGCCCAGGTGAACCACCAACAGTAGAAAGTGCGAAAAGTTTATTATATTCTCGTTTCTTTGATGCTAAGCGCTATGATTTAGCGAACGTTGGTCGTTACAAAATGAACAAAAAGCTTCACATTAAAAATCGTTTATTCAACCAAACGATTGCTGAAACGCTTGTTGATCCAGAAACAGGCGAAATTTTAGTAGAGAAGGGCACTGTGCTTGATCGTCGTACTTTAGATAAGATTTTACCTTACCTAGAGGATTCTTCTAAAGGCATTGGCTACCGCACTTTATCACAAGTTGGCGGAGTACTTGAAGATGACGTTACAATCCAATCTATTAAAATTTATGCTCCTAAAGATGAAGCGCAAAAAGAAATCAATGTTATTGGCAATGCCTACATTGACGAAGAAGTGAAGAATATTACACCTGCTGATGTATTATCTTCAGTAAGTTATTTCTTCAACCTACTTTACCAAGTAGGAGCAACAGATGATATTGACCATTTAGGTAACCGTCGTCTTCGCTCTGTTGGTGAGTTATTACAAAACCAATTCCGTATCGGTTTATCTCGTATGGAACGTGTTGTACGTGAGCGTATGTCTATCAATGATACAGCCGCTATCGTACCGCAACAATTAATCAATATTCGTCCAGTAATTGCATCTATTAAAGAATTCTTTGGTAGCTCTCAATTATCTCAATTCATGGACCAAACAAACCCACTAGCAGAATTAACGCATAAACGTCGTCTATCTGCATTAGGGCCTGGTGGTTTAACGCGTGAGCGTGCTGGTTTCGAAGTACGTGACGTTCACTATTCTCACTATGGTCGTATGTGTCCAATCGAAACACCTGAGGGTCCGAACATTGGTTTAATCAACTCGCTGTCTTCATTCGCGAAAGTAAATAAATTTGGTTTCATTGAAACGCCATATCGTCGTATTGATCACGAAACTGGCCAAGTAACAGATCAAATTGATTACTTAACAGCTGACGAAGAAGATAACTACTATGTAGCGCAAGCGAACTCGCCATTAAATCCAGACGGTACATTTACTAACGAAGAAGTTGTAGGTCGTTTCCGTGGGGATAACACAGTTTTCAATAAGGCTCAAATGGACTATATGGACGTATCTCCTAAACAAGTAGTTTCTGCAGCGACTGCATGTATTCCGTTCTTAGAAAACGATGACTCTAACCGTGCGCTTATGGGTGCCAACATGCAACGTCAAGCGGTTCCTCTTTTAAATCCAGAAGCTCCGTTTGTTGGTACTGGTATGGAACACGTAGATGCGCGTGACTCTGGTGCGGCTGTAGTAGCGAAATACGATGGTATTGTGGAGCATGTTGAAGCTCGTTCAATCCATGTGCGTCGCATTGAAACAGTTGATGGTAAAGAAGTTAAAGGCGATTTAACAAAATATAAATTACAAAAATTCATTCGTTCAAACCAAGGTACTTCATACAACCAACGCCCACTTGTAAAAGTTGGCGAGCGTGTGAAACCTCGCGATATTTTAGCAGACGGTCCATCTATGGAAAACGGTGAACTTGCTTTAGGTCGTAACGTACTTGTTGCTTTCATGACTTGGAACGGGTTCAACTATGAGGATGCTGTTATTATGAGTGAGCGCCTTGTAAAAGACGATGTATATACTTCAGTTCATATTGAAGAATACGAGTCAGAATCTCGTGATACAAAATTAGGGCCTGAAGAAATTACACGCGACATTCCAAACGTTGGGGAAGATGCACTTCGTAACTTAGACGAACGTGGTATTATCCGTATCGGTGCGGAAGTACGCGATGGTGATATTCTTGTAGGTAAAGTAACGCCTAAAGGGGTTACAGAATTAACAGCTGAAGAGCGCTTATTACATGCAATCTTTGGTGAAAAGGCACGTGAAGTTCGTGATACTTCATTACGCGTACCACATGGTGCGGGCGGTATCATCCTTGACGTTAAAGTATTTAACCGTGAAGACGGCGATGAGTTACCACCAGGTGTTAACCAATTAGTTCGTGCTTACATTGTTCAAAAACGTAAAATCCGCGTTGGGGACAAAATGGCCGGACGACATGGTAACAAAGGGGTTATCTCTCGTATCTTACCGGAAGAGGATATGCCATTTATGCCAGATGGTACTCCTGTCGATATCATGTTAAACCCATTAGGTGTACCTTCTCGTATGAATATCGGACAAGTTTTAGAGTTACACTTAGGTATGGCTTCTCGTTACTTAGGTGTTCATATGGCAACACCAGTATTTGATGGTGCCAACGAAGAAGATGTTTGGGAAACAATGGAAGAAGCAGGGATGAACCGTGATGGTAAAACAATCCTGTATGATGGACGTTCAGGTGAACCTTTCGATAACCGTGTATCTGTTGGGATCATGTACATGATCAAACTTGCGCACATGGTTGACGATAAACTTCACGCACGTTCAACAGGTCCTTACTCACTTGTTACACAACAACCACTTGGTGGTAAAGCGCAGTTCGGTGGACAACGCTTTGGTGAGATGGAAGTATGGGCACTTGAAGCATACGGTGCAGCATACACACTTCAAGAAATTTTAACTGTTAAATCCGATGACGTTGTTGGTCGTGTGAAAACATACGAGGCTATCGTTAAAGGTGAAAGCGTACCAGAGCCTGGCGTTCCAGAATCATTCAAAGTATTGATTAAAGAACTACAATCTCTTGGTATGGATGTTAAAATGTTAACAATCAATGATGAAGAAGTAGAGCTTCGCGATTTAGACGAAGAAGAAGATCTTCAACCTGCGGACGCACTTAATATTGCGCCACAACCAGAAACAGAAGAAGAGCCAGTAGAGTCTTTTGAATAA
- the rplA gene encoding 50S ribosomal protein L1, with amino-acid sequence MAKKGKKLQDAAKLIDRNNVYGAQEAIELAQKTSSVNFDATVEVAFRLGIDTRKNDQQIRGAVVLPNGTGKTQRVLVFAKGEKLKEAEAAGADYVGDAEYIQKIQQGWFDFDVIVATPDMMGEVGKLGRVLGPKGLMPNPKTGTVTFDVTKAIEEIKAGKVEYRADKAGIIHAPIGKVSFSTEKLVENFLTVFDVVQKAKPAAAKGTYMKSVNVTTTMGPAIKIDAANVVVK; translated from the coding sequence ATGGCTAAAAAAGGTAAAAAACTGCAAGATGCAGCGAAATTAATCGACCGTAACAACGTATACGGCGCACAAGAAGCAATCGAACTTGCTCAAAAAACTAGCTCAGTAAACTTCGACGCTACTGTAGAAGTTGCTTTTCGTTTAGGAATCGATACTCGTAAAAATGACCAACAAATCCGTGGAGCAGTAGTACTTCCAAACGGTACTGGTAAAACTCAACGCGTATTAGTTTTCGCTAAAGGTGAAAAACTTAAAGAAGCAGAAGCTGCTGGCGCTGATTATGTAGGCGATGCAGAATACATCCAAAAAATCCAACAAGGTTGGTTTGACTTCGATGTAATCGTAGCAACTCCTGATATGATGGGTGAAGTTGGTAAACTTGGTCGCGTATTAGGACCTAAAGGTTTAATGCCAAACCCTAAAACAGGTACAGTTACTTTCGACGTAACAAAAGCAATCGAAGAAATCAAAGCTGGTAAAGTAGAATACCGCGCTGACAAAGCTGGTATTATCCACGCTCCTATCGGTAAAGTTTCTTTCTCTACAGAAAAATTAGTAGAAAACTTCTTAACTGTATTTGACGTTGTTCAAAAAGCAAAACCTGCTGCAGCTAAAGGTACTTACATGAAATCTGTAAATGTTACAACTACAATGGGTCCAGCTATCAAAATTGATGCTGCTAACGTAGTAGTAAAATAA
- a CDS encoding NYN domain-containing protein, with protein sequence MKNILLVDGYNMIGAWKELRPLRDTNFEDARKRLIELMAEYKAAIGWRVIVVFDAHLVPGVEQSYIENGVEIIYTRKNETADERIEKMTHELKARHVQIHVATSDMAEQSVIFGNGALRKSARELEIDMSIIQHKISHDVKRKQDSKPPSRIELKPDVALAFEKWRRGLK encoded by the coding sequence ATGAAAAACATTTTGCTTGTTGACGGCTATAATATGATTGGAGCTTGGAAAGAGCTACGTCCATTACGTGACACAAATTTTGAAGATGCACGTAAGCGATTAATTGAGCTTATGGCTGAATACAAAGCGGCGATAGGGTGGCGCGTAATTGTAGTTTTTGACGCCCATCTTGTGCCTGGTGTGGAACAATCTTATATAGAGAATGGTGTCGAAATCATTTATACAAGGAAAAATGAAACAGCAGATGAACGCATTGAAAAGATGACACATGAACTTAAGGCAAGACATGTACAAATTCATGTTGCGACTTCCGATATGGCAGAGCAAAGTGTTATTTTTGGTAATGGTGCACTACGCAAATCGGCAAGAGAGCTTGAAATTGATATGAGCATTATTCAGCATAAAATTTCTCATGATGTAAAACGAAAGCAAGATAGCAAGCCACCTTCGCGCATTGAACTGAAGCCGGATGTGGCACTTGCATTCGAAAAGTGGCGTCGAGGATTAAAATGA
- the rplJ gene encoding 50S ribosomal protein L10 has product MSKAIENKQSQVQEITEKFQGAASVVVVDYRGLNVAQVTELRKQLREAGVEFKVYKNTLTRRAAEAAGVEGINEVLTGPNAIAFSSEDVVAPAKIINEFAKKNEALEIKAGIIEGTISSVEDVKALAELPSREGLLSMLLSVLQAPVRNFALATKAVAEQKEEQGA; this is encoded by the coding sequence ATGAGCAAAGCAATCGAAAACAAACAATCACAAGTGCAAGAAATCACTGAAAAATTCCAAGGCGCTGCTTCTGTAGTAGTTGTGGATTACCGTGGTCTTAATGTTGCACAAGTGACTGAACTTCGTAAACAACTTCGTGAAGCTGGTGTTGAGTTCAAAGTTTACAAAAACACTTTAACTCGTCGTGCTGCTGAAGCTGCTGGCGTTGAAGGAATCAATGAAGTATTAACTGGTCCTAACGCAATCGCGTTCTCATCTGAAGATGTTGTAGCCCCTGCTAAAATCATCAACGAGTTCGCTAAGAAAAACGAAGCTTTAGAAATTAAAGCGGGTATCATTGAAGGTACAATCTCTTCTGTTGAAGATGTTAAAGCACTTGCAGAACTTCCATCACGCGAAGGTCTTCTTTCAATGCTTTTATCTGTACTTCAAGCTCCAGTGCGCAACTTCGCACTTGCAACAAAAGCTGTTGCAGAACAAAAAGAAGAACAAGGCGCGTAA
- the rlmB gene encoding 23S rRNA (guanosine(2251)-2'-O)-methyltransferase RlmB produces the protein MAEQNGEIIAGKNPVLEALRSGRDMNKVWIAEGVKKSGVNELLDLARERGIIVQFVPKKKVDQLSDANHQGIVASVAAYSYAEIDDLFAAAQKKQEDPFFLILDELEDPHNLGSIMRTADAIGVHGIIIPKRRSVSLTAVVAKASTGAIEHVPVVRVNNLAQTVDELKERGVWIAGTDAKGSADYRKMDATLPLAIIIGSEGKGMGRLLKEKCDFLYHLPMVGHVTSLNASVAAALLMYEVYRKRQEANE, from the coding sequence ATGGCAGAACAAAATGGTGAAATTATTGCCGGTAAAAACCCAGTGTTAGAAGCACTTCGTTCAGGCCGCGATATGAATAAAGTATGGATTGCAGAAGGTGTTAAAAAATCAGGGGTCAATGAACTGCTTGATTTGGCGCGAGAACGTGGCATCATTGTTCAATTCGTACCGAAGAAAAAGGTCGATCAATTATCAGATGCTAATCATCAAGGAATTGTTGCTTCTGTTGCAGCGTATAGCTATGCGGAAATAGATGATTTATTTGCAGCGGCACAAAAAAAACAAGAAGATCCGTTTTTCTTAATATTAGATGAGTTAGAAGACCCGCATAATTTAGGCTCTATTATGCGTACAGCAGATGCAATTGGTGTACATGGTATTATTATTCCAAAGCGTCGCTCAGTAAGTTTAACAGCGGTTGTGGCGAAGGCTTCTACAGGAGCGATTGAGCATGTACCTGTCGTGCGTGTTAATAACCTGGCCCAAACAGTTGATGAATTAAAAGAGCGTGGCGTATGGATTGCTGGTACAGATGCAAAAGGTTCTGCGGATTATCGAAAAATGGATGCAACCTTACCACTTGCCATTATTATTGGTAGTGAGGGTAAAGGAATGGGGCGCCTGTTAAAAGAGAAATGTGACTTTTTATATCATCTACCTATGGTCGGGCATGTCACATCATTAAATGCTTCTGTAGCTGCCGCACTTTTAATGTACGAAGTGTATCGTAAACGTCAAGAAGCGAATGAGTAA
- a CDS encoding class I SAM-dependent methyltransferase has protein sequence MSDHYYTSKPQTESKPRHWTFKLLGHTFSFETDAGVFSKSEVDFGSRVLIDAFQMPDVDGAIFDVGCGYGPIGLSIAKTNPERTVLMMDINERAVALSQKNAQVNGVQNVRIFVSDGLSNVDDEAKAAAILTNPPIRAGKDTVFRFYDGAYNKLVTSGELWVVIQKKQGAPSTVSYLEEKFSEVDVVEKKKGYWIVRAKK, from the coding sequence ATGTCAGATCACTATTATACAAGTAAGCCTCAAACTGAAAGTAAACCTCGTCACTGGACGTTCAAGTTACTTGGGCATACGTTTTCCTTTGAAACGGATGCAGGTGTATTTAGTAAAAGCGAAGTAGATTTTGGATCCCGTGTATTAATAGATGCGTTTCAAATGCCAGATGTAGATGGTGCGATTTTTGATGTAGGCTGTGGCTATGGACCAATTGGATTATCAATTGCCAAGACGAATCCTGAGCGCACTGTTTTAATGATGGATATTAATGAACGAGCGGTTGCGCTTTCTCAAAAAAATGCGCAAGTAAACGGTGTTCAAAATGTACGAATATTTGTCAGTGACGGACTATCGAATGTAGATGATGAGGCGAAGGCTGCAGCTATTTTAACCAATCCTCCAATTCGGGCAGGAAAGGACACGGTTTTCCGCTTTTACGATGGTGCTTATAACAAGTTAGTGACTTCTGGAGAGCTATGGGTAGTAATTCAGAAGAAGCAAGGTGCGCCATCAACGGTTAGCTATTTAGAAGAAAAATTTTCTGAAGTCGATGTTGTGGAGAAGAAAAAAGGATACTGGATAGTGCGTGCAAAAAAATAA
- the nusG gene encoding transcription termination/antitermination protein NusG, with the protein MEKNWYVVHTYSGYENRVKANLEKRVETMGMQDKIFRVIVPEHEETEMKDGKKKTMMRKVFPGYVLVELIMTDDSWYVVRNTPGVTGFIGSSGGGAKPTPLLPEEADRLLEQMGMTDKIVEIDITIGEAVEVLEGPFAHFQGRVEEIDAEKGKLKVSVDMFGRETIMELDFEQIQKL; encoded by the coding sequence ATGGAGAAAAATTGGTATGTTGTTCATACGTATTCGGGGTATGAAAACCGTGTAAAAGCAAACCTAGAAAAACGTGTTGAAACAATGGGGATGCAAGATAAAATCTTCCGTGTGATCGTGCCTGAGCACGAGGAAACAGAAATGAAGGACGGCAAAAAGAAGACAATGATGCGTAAGGTCTTCCCTGGTTATGTTCTAGTAGAGCTAATTATGACAGATGATTCTTGGTATGTTGTCCGCAATACACCAGGCGTAACTGGCTTTATCGGCTCATCAGGTGGTGGGGCAAAACCAACACCTTTATTACCAGAAGAAGCAGATCGTCTATTAGAGCAAATGGGTATGACTGATAAAATTGTTGAAATCGATATTACTATTGGTGAAGCAGTTGAAGTATTAGAAGGACCGTTTGCACACTTCCAAGGACGTGTTGAAGAAATCGACGCTGAAAAAGGAAAACTGAAAGTATCTGTAGATATGTTTGGTCGCGAAACGATTATGGAACTGGATTTTGAGCAAATTCAAAAATTATAG
- the sigH gene encoding RNA polymerase sporulation sigma factor SigH translates to MFKNSIVQVTQDFERFNDEELIEMVHQGNTDALDFLITKYRLLVRAKARSYFLIGADKEDIVQEGMIGLYKAVRDFKGDKLASFRAFAELCITRQIITAIKTATRQKHIPLNSYVSLDKPIFDEESDRTLMDVLTGAIMDDPEELMIHREEFGYLEEKMSEILSELELQVLALYLDGQSYHEISAKLNRHVKSIDNALQRVKRKLERHLVLEEML, encoded by the coding sequence ATGTTTAAAAATAGTATTGTACAAGTGACACAAGATTTTGAACGATTCAATGATGAAGAGCTTATTGAAATGGTGCATCAAGGTAATACAGATGCGTTAGATTTTTTAATTACAAAATACCGTTTGCTAGTAAGAGCAAAGGCAAGGTCCTATTTTTTAATTGGGGCTGATAAAGAAGATATTGTGCAAGAAGGTATGATTGGCTTGTATAAGGCAGTCCGCGACTTTAAAGGGGACAAGCTGGCTTCTTTCCGAGCTTTTGCAGAGTTATGTATTACAAGACAAATTATTACAGCTATTAAAACCGCAACAAGGCAAAAACATATTCCGCTAAATTCCTATGTTTCTTTAGATAAGCCTATTTTTGATGAAGAATCAGATCGCACATTGATGGATGTGTTAACGGGCGCTATTATGGATGATCCAGAAGAGTTAATGATTCATAGAGAAGAGTTTGGTTATTTAGAAGAGAAAATGAGCGAAATTTTGAGTGAATTGGAGCTACAAGTATTAGCTCTATACTTAGATGGACAATCTTATCATGAAATTTCTGCAAAATTGAATCGGCATGTGAAGTCAATTGATAATGCTTTGCAACGAGTTAAGCGGAAATTAGAGCGTCATTTAGTGCTCGAGGAAATGTTATAG
- the secE gene encoding preprotein translocase subunit SecE, which translates to MGKIKSFFSDVMSEMRKTSWPKSKELTKYTVVVISTVVIMALFFVLVDLGISSLFRWYLDL; encoded by the coding sequence ATGGGCAAGATTAAAAGTTTTTTCAGCGACGTAATGTCGGAAATGCGAAAAACTAGCTGGCCAAAAAGTAAAGAACTGACGAAATATACAGTCGTTGTAATTTCAACTGTAGTAATTATGGCTTTATTTTTTGTGTTAGTAGACTTAGGTATTTCATCATTATTCCGCTGGTACTTAGATTTATAA
- the rplL gene encoding 50S ribosomal protein L7/L12 — MNKEQILEAIKAMTVLELNDLVKAIEEEFGVTAAAPVAVVAGGAAAAEEKTEFDVVLASAGAEKIKVIKVVREITGLGLKEAKEVVDNAPKALKEGVSKDEAEQIKAKLEEVGASVEVK; from the coding sequence ATGAACAAAGAGCAAATCTTAGAAGCTATCAAAGCTATGACAGTTCTTGAATTAAACGATTTAGTAAAAGCTATCGAAGAAGAATTCGGTGTAACAGCTGCTGCTCCAGTAGCAGTAGTTGCTGGCGGTGCTGCTGCAGCTGAAGAAAAAACAGAATTCGACGTAGTATTAGCATCTGCTGGTGCTGAAAAAATCAAAGTAATCAAAGTGGTTCGCGAAATCACTGGTTTAGGTCTTAAAGAAGCTAAAGAAGTTGTAGATAACGCTCCTAAAGCTCTTAAAGAAGGCGTTTCTAAAGATGAAGCTGAACAAATCAAAGCTAAACTTGAAGAAGTTGGCGCATCTGTAGAAGTTAAGTAA
- the rpmG gene encoding 50S ribosomal protein L33 has product MTKKVVLNCEKCGSRNYTFPAKGDTTVRLELKKFCSHCNEHTVHKQTL; this is encoded by the coding sequence ATGACAAAGAAAGTCGTGCTAAATTGCGAAAAATGCGGATCGAGAAATTACACATTTCCTGCTAAGGGAGATACTACTGTACGTCTCGAATTAAAGAAATTTTGCTCGCATTGCAATGAACATACAGTGCATAAACAAACGTTATAA
- the rplK gene encoding 50S ribosomal protein L11: MAKKVIKVVKLQIPAGKANPAPPVGPALGQAGVNIMGFCKEFNARTADQAGLIIPVEISVFEDRSFTFITKTPPAAVLLKVAAGIQSGSGEPNRKKVATVKRDKVREIAETKMPDLNAASVEAAMLMVEGTARSMGIVIED, from the coding sequence GTGGCTAAAAAAGTTATTAAAGTTGTTAAACTTCAAATCCCTGCTGGTAAAGCAAACCCAGCTCCACCGGTTGGTCCTGCATTAGGTCAAGCAGGTGTGAACATCATGGGATTCTGTAAAGAATTCAATGCGCGTACTGCTGATCAAGCTGGTCTTATTATTCCAGTTGAAATTTCAGTATTTGAGGACCGTTCATTTACTTTCATTACGAAAACTCCACCTGCAGCAGTTTTACTTAAAGTAGCAGCTGGTATCCAATCTGGATCTGGTGAACCAAACCGTAAAAAAGTTGCAACGGTTAAACGTGATAAAGTTCGCGAAATCGCTGAAACTAAAATGCCAGACCTTAACGCTGCTTCAGTTGAAGCTGCTATGTTAATGGTTGAAGGTACTGCACGAAGCATGGGTATTGTTATCGAAGACTAA